The Flavobacterium sp. 140616W15 sequence GTTTCTTCTAAAGAAAAATCTTTTGTTTTAGCTAATAAAGATGTAATGTTAGTTGCACTCATATTCTTGATATTCCTAAATAATTATTATAATAATTTAGATAATGTTTTTAAACTCAAAAGGATAATTAATATTCCTACTGCCACCATCATTGGCTTTCTTTTGATCTTGTTTACTAAAAAAGCAGCAAGAGGAGCGGCGATTACACCTCCCAAAATCAAACCTATAATAACTTGCCATCCATGGATTCCTCCAAAAAGCATAAATGTTACGCCACTTGCAAATGAAACTGCAAACTCAGCAGCATTTACTGATCCAATTGTATAACGAGGATTTCTGCCTCTTCCTAACAATGTAGAAGTTACAATTGGTCCCCAACCTCCTCCTCCAACAGAATCCATAAATCCGCCAAAGGTTGCCAATATCCCAAGACGCTTAGTTTTCTTTTTGATTATATTTTTATTTAATGCTTTTCTGATAATTATTATTGCCAATACAATCATGTATACAGCAATGAATGGCTTTATAACATCTCCATCAATAACATCTGAGAGTAAATAAGCTCCTGTAATTGAACCTAAAACTCCTGGAATCAATAAATTCTTAACCAATTTTTTATTGATATTCCCAAACTTATGATGTGATATCGCCGATGCTCCTGTTGTAAACATCTCAGCAACGTGAACACCACCACTACTAACCACTGGAGAAACCCCATAAGCCAATAAAAAAGAAGTCGATGTAGCTCCATAACCCATTCCTAATGTACCATCTACTAATTGAGCAAAAACTCCAATTAAGAAAAACACCAAAAACTCTTGATTAAATCCATCAAGGAAACCTTGCCAAGAAAAATCAGCATGATGATTATAAATTAATACTGAAATCAAACCCAACAACAATAAAGCAGGAATGATTACCCATAATTGCTTCGAAAACGATCCGCCTGATTTTGTTGCCACAGTATTTAATTCCAATTCTTTTTCCATCTTCCAAGTATTCATTTTATTTTAAAATCTATTACCCTATCGGGTTAGTAGATTACAATGCAAAATTAACACTTATTTCTAAATAACAAAATAATTTTTAATTTTTTTATATCTCTAATTATCTTCAGGTTACATATTAATACACAATAAAAATCTCAACAGATTCGTTTAACAAGCATAAAACACATTTTAACAAAGTAATGTTAGATTTTTCTAAATGTCTACCAAATCCATAGGATTATCGTAAAATTGTTATTATTTTTACTCAAATTTTTTTTATGGATTTCCAAATAGGTCTTGTAGTTGCAGGTTTAGTCGTAGGTTTTATAGTAGGATTAACAGGCGTAGGTGGTGGCTCTTTAATGACTCCTATTTTATTATATTTTGGAATTCCACCAACAACTGCAGTTGGTACCGATTTATTATATGCCGCTTTTACCAAAATGGGAGGCGTATTTGTACATCATAAAAAGGGAAATATCAATTGGAAAATCACAGGCTGGCTTACTTTAGGAAGCGTCCCTGCCTCTTTACTTACCTTATGGATATTAAACAGTATAAAAACGGATATTTCTACTATTAATGCTGTCATAAAATACAGTCTAGGTTGGGCATTACTTTTTACTTCAATTGCAATTTTGTTCAAAAAGAGATTATTAATATACTCTCAAAAACATGCTGGAGATAAATTTCATAGTGAAAGCCATACACAAAACATGCTAACCATTGGGATTGGTGTATTACTTGGAGCAACCGTAACATTAACATCAATAGGGGCTGGAGCTTTAGGTACCGTTACTTTATTTTTTCTTTACCCCCTTTTGCCAACACCTCGCTTGGTAGGAACTGAGATTGCACATGCAGTTCCTTTAACACTTGTAGCCGGAATAGGTCATGCTTCAATGGGAAATTTAGACTTAATTTTACTAGGTCAGTTATTACTAGGATCGCTTCCTGGAATTTTTATAGGAAGTATGCTAAGTGGAAAAGTTCCTGATTTATTTCTTAGAAATGCGATTGCTGTAATGTTATTTTTAGCTGGATATAAATTGATTTTCTAGACTAAACAAGCAATTAAATATATAAAAAAGACCATTTCGGACATACTGAAATGGTCTTTTTTATATATATTTTAAAAACGTGATTGGCTAAAATGCAATATCGGCCAGTGAGTTATTCTCTAAAACTTTTAAGGTATTGTCTCTTACTTCGGTCATTAAACGTCTTGCTGCACAAGTAGTTTCATCGTCGCAATCATCACATTTTTCATAAAAATTATGACTTGCACATGGCAACAATGCAATAGGTCCTTCAAGAATACGGTATACTTTCGCCATACTGATATCTTTTGGATCTTTTATCAGATAATAGCCTCCGCCTTTTCCTTTTTTAGCGCCAAGGAATCCCGAATTTCTTAATAGAAGCAAAATACTTTCCAAAAATTTAATCGAAATATGTTCGCTTTTAGCAATTTCAGCAATTTGTACAGGCTCGTTATTTTCTCGCCTGGCCAAATATGTTAAAGCCTTGATTCCGTATTTGGTTTTCTTTGAAAGCACTTATATAAATTTTAGATTGTAGACACTATATATTTTTCTGCAACAAAAATAGGTTTTTTGAACGAGAAAAATAACTGAATGAATAATCAAGTTCTACTAAATTAGTGTAGTATAAATAAAAAACGATTTTTAACTGCATAAAAGCTACAGTTAAAAATCGTTTTTTTTATATTATAATCAATTGTAGACTTTAAAATCCACAATCTAAACTTTTAAGAAAGTGCTTGCTCTAAATCGGCAATTACATCTTTTACTGTTTCTAAACCTACAGACACACGTACTAAACCTTGTGTAATACCAACTGCTAATTGATCTTCTTCAGACAATTTACTGTGAGTTGTTGATGCAGGATGCGTAACAATTGTTCTTGTATCTCCAATATTAGCCGATAGTGAACACAATTTTATTTTATCCAAAAATTTTCTACCAGCATCTATTCCGCCTTTTATTTCAAATGCAATAATATTACCACCTAAAAGCATTTGCTTTTTGGCAATTTCATATTGTGGATGTGATTTTAAGAACGGATACTTAATACTGTTTACATTCGGGTGCGCCTCAAGAAACTCAGCAACTTTCAAAGCATTTTCGCAATGTTTTTCAACTCGCACAACCAAAGTCTCTAAGCTTTTTGATAAAATCCAAGCATTAAACGGTGACAATGCTGGTCCTGTATTTCTTGAAAACAAATAAATTTGTCTGATTAAATCTTCTCTCCCTACTGTTACTCCTCCTAAAACACGTCCTTGACCATCGATTAATTTAGTAGCAGAATGTACTACCAAATGTGCTCCGTGTTTTATAGGCTGTTGAATATATGGCGTTGCAAAACAGTTATCAATAATTAAAATCAAATTGTGTTTTTTTGCAATTGTTCCAAGCAATTCCAAATCAATTACATCTACACCAGGGTTTGTTGGTGATTCGGCATATAATATTTTTGTATTGGGCTTGATAAAACTCTCAATAGTTTCTGGTTTATTGATATCAAAATAAGAAGTTTCAATATTCCATTTTGGAAAATAAGTTACAAACAAGGCATGAGTTGAACCAAAAACACTACTTGCAGACACAATATGATCTCCTGCATTTAATAAAGCTGCAAAAGTAGAATATACCGCTGCCATTCCTGTTGCAAAGGCATAACCCGCTTCTGCCCCTTCCATTTTACAAATTTTATCTACAAATTCGGTTGTGTTCGGGTTACTAAAACGGCTATAAATATTCCTGTCTTTTTCTTCCGTAAAAGAAGCTCGCATATCTTCGGCATCTTCAAATACAAAACTTGATGATAGGTACAATGGTACCGAATGCTCTAAATACTGGGATCTTTCTAATTGTGTTCTTATGGCTTGAGTTTCAAAACCAAATTCTTGTTCATTCATTTTTTTTTTTGTTTTTTTATTTCATGCTTCAAGTTTCAGGTTACACGATAAGCAAAAACCTTCACCTTGAATTTATGCAAGTGAATCTTTTTTAGCCAATCTAAAAATTATCTAATTCTCGAATTGACTAATTTTTTAATTCTATAATTCTTCATTGTTTAAAACCACTTTGTATTTTATTGTGGCTGTAGGTTCGACAGTTTTTCCAACTGAACAATATTTTTCAAAAGAAAGCTGTGCAGCACGTTGTGCCTTTTCAGGATTAATATCTCCTTCTAAGTAAAAAACCACAAAGATTTCTTTAAAAGGCTTCGCCTCTCCTACTTGTACTCGTTCTCCTTCAACCTCAGCTTTAAATGAAGTTATTTCCTGGCGTTGTTTCTTTAAAATCGAAATCATATCAATAGCGCTGCATCCTGCAACACCCATCAATACTAATTCCATTGGACTTGCACCTAAATCGCTTCCGCCAAATTCGGCTCTGCTATCTACATCAACTACATGTCCACGTTCATTTTTGAGCTTAAAATGAAACGCATCGTTTACTCTGTCTAAGGTTACTTTCATGTTTTTTGTTTTTTTTATTCTATATCTGAATCAAAATTTCTCACTTCTTCTATAACATTGATTTTATTCTCTATATCGATATGTAAACATTTACTAAGTAAAATTATAATACCTATGGCCCATATAATAACAATAATCCAAGTTGCTTCTTTTGATGTATATCTTGGCTTATTATTTTCATCAACACCTTTTATAAAATATGGTAATATTCCTAAAGCTACAATAAATGAGTTCCATAATATTGAAAAAATTAAAAGCCCTGTAATCGAATCATTCATCCCAGGGACGATTACACATTCCTGCCTATCATTTGGATTTACATAAACAATAATTTTTTTACTCCTTTCCAATCTAGAAAACAACCCATCATGATCATCAATATTATTCATACCATAACCAAAAGCGATTCTATTTCCTAAATACTTTTTCCCTTCAATAGTATAAGAGTACTTAATAATAACTTCGTATGACATTGTTCCTTTATTTGAACGTGAATCAATATCAATTTTTTCAACATTAGCTGGAACTGGAAACCAACTCTTAGCTTGTTCAGTTTTAAAGATACTGTACGAACTAAATATCAAAGTTCCCAGACCTATTAAAACGAAAGGAGCTATAAAGAACAATCCACACCCCCAGCCTTTTATAAAATTTTTAATCTTATTCTAAATTTAATGATGATACTTCTTTAACAAAGCAAAAACAGTTTATTTATCTTTTTTATCTAATTTATTCCAATACTCCAGAATTTTGGCCTTATAGATTTCACTCAAAGAATCAAAATTAGAGGAGAATTTATCAGTCTCAAAATTATCCGAGACACTTGATCCTATAGTGTAAAGCTGTTCTTTTTGCGAAAAGATTAAATGAACTGATTGTTGCTTGAAATTAGCATCATAAAGTCCATAAATAAAAAGGGCATCAATACTTTTATCTTTATCAAAATCCCAAAATGCTTTTCTACTTCCCCAAGCCGAAATGATTCCGCTATGATTTACTTCGAGAATAGATTTCACAACCCATTTATCATTAACTTTTGTAAACCGCTGAAAATACATTTTATCAGGATTTGCATTTTTTTCTATCTTCGAAAAAATAAATACATTATCCTCATTTCCTGGAGAGTTCACCTCATCTATTTGAATTGCTCTAACTCCTTTGTATGGAAAAACTTCTTGCGTATAACTGTCTTTGTTTCTAACAATACTCGAAACTTGGGCTGTAATTACATTAGTAACTAATAAAAGTAAAAAAAGTTTTTTCATCTTTTTAATATGTGAATTTAATGATTCTCGCAAACTATTCTTTATCCGATAATCTCAGGATGTCCCCAAAAACTCCTCTTGCTGTTACTGCAGATCCTGCTCCAGCACCTTGTATTACAATTGGTCTGTCTCCATAAGATTCTGTATAAATTTCAAAGAAAGAATCAGATCCTTTTAATCCTCCCAGTGCTGTATCCGAAGGCACCGAAACTAATTTTACTTCTAAAACCCCTTTGTCATTTTGTAAATCACCAGACAACTCGCCTATGTATCTTAATACGTGATTTGGCTTTTGATCCTTTTTTATCTTGTCGTAAATTGGGTCAAACTCTTTTAATTTAGTTAAGAAATCAGAAACATTACCTTCACGTAAATGTTCTGGAATTAAGTTCTGAATTGAAACTTCTTCAAATTCATTTTGCAAATCCAATTCTCTAGCTAAAATTAATAATTTTCTACCAACATCGTTACCACATAAATCCTCACGCGGATCTGGCTCTGTATATCCGTTATCGATTGCTTCTTGCAAAATCTGACTAAACGGAGCATCTTTCGCAGAGAAATTATTAAATAAATAACTCAATGTTCCAGAGAAAACCCCTTTTATTTTGGTGATGTTTTCACCTGAAAGATGCAGTAATTTTATGGTATCTATTAATGGTAATCCAGCTCCAACATTGGTTTCATATAAATAATTCTTCTGATTATCGGCCAATGCTTTTCTTAATTCTTTATAAAAGCCATAACTAAGCGTATTCGCAACTTTATTTGACGAAATCAAATCAAAACTACTTTCTATCAACGAAATATAATTTTCGACGAAAGTCGCACTTGCAGTATTATCAATAGCAATTAAATTCTCTAAGTGGTTTTCATTTGCGTAAGCAATAACATCATTGATTGTGTAAGCAACTCCATTATTTTTGATATCTTTTTTCCAATCTGCAGTAACTCCATTTTTATTTAAAAGCACTTTTTTAGAATTGGCAATTGCGAAAACGTTCAACTTAATATCTTTACGTTTTTCGATACTTGCTGCCGAAGCTAAGATTTGATTTATTAATGTCCCACCAACTAATCCATGTCCAAAAACGGCAATATTAATTTTCTTTGAAACTCCAAAAATCTCTCCATGAATTACATTCAAAGCTTTATGAAGTTCTGATTTTTTAACTACCAAACTCACGTTTTTGCCTGTAACAGTATTATTAAACAAAATTGGAACAATTTTATTTTTGATTAAAGCTGTGTAAGGTTTGTGGAATGTACTTAAATCTTGTCCTATTATCGAAATTACCGAAACGTTATCAGTCACTGTAATTTGGTTAACATCTTTAGAGTAAAAGTCATTTTCAAATTCTTTTTCCAATTCAATCATTGCTGTAGTTGCTTTATCTGTAGCAACTACAAGCCCGATTCCTCTTTCTGAAGAACCTTGAGAAATAATACTTACACTAATATCATTATCTCCCATTACTTTAAAAATACGGGCATCAACACCTGCTTTACCAAGCAATCCACGACCTTCAAGATTAACTAATGATAAATTCTCCAACACCGATAGTGTTTTAATTCCTTCTTTAGCTGAATCTGATGTGATTAGTGTTCCGCGATTTTCATGATTAAACGTATTTAAAATACGAAGCGGAATACTTTTCTCTATTAATGGAATTATCGTTTTTGCATGCAAAATAGTTGCTCCAAAATTAGCCAGCTCATTTGCCTCATTAAAAGATAAATACTCAATTTTCTTAGCATCACTTACTAAATCTGGATTTGCAGTATATATTCCATCAACATGAGTGAAATTCTGAAGCTCTTCGGCATCTAGATAATTTGCCAATAAAGAGGCCGTATAATTACTACCATTTCTTCCTAAAGTGGTTGTATCGTTATTATTGTTTGAGCCAATAAAACCTGTCACAACATTTACAGTTGAACCATTATACTGTTTAAAATAATTAATAACATTTTTCTTTGATAGTTGCTCCAAAAGTTGTGCATCACCAAATTTTGAATCTGTTTTAAGCAATTCTCTAGAATCAGCAAAATTTGCAGGAACTCCTTTTTCAATCAAAATAGCAGTTAATAATTTAGCCGATAGCAATTCTCCTTTTGAAAGAATCTGATCTTTTATCTTCTTACTATAATCTCCAATTAAGCTAACTCCCTCAAAAAGTTTATCCAAAACTTCAAACTCTTCTGAAAAATCTACCTCCTTATATTCAGAAATCTGATATGCTTTAAAACTCTCCAATAAAGGTTTGTAATTTCCATTTTTAGACGCAATTGTCAATATATCTTCTAGTTCATCTGTTGCGTTCCCACGAGCAGAAACAACTACGGCAATTTTCTCACCTTGATTTATTTTATCAATAATTATCGAAACTACTTTATTAAGTCCTTCTCCGTTTGATAATGATTTACCTCCAAATTTTAATATTTTCATTGTATCTGTGTTGTATTTTATGTTGCTCTAAAAAATAGAAGCAAGCAAATTATCTAATTGTTTGTACTCGATTAAAAAAGCATCATGTCCGTGAACAGAATTTATCTCGTTATAAGAAACATTTTCTTTAAACTTTTTTAATTCTTGATAGGTCTCCTGATTTTCCTTTGCAGTAAAAAACAAATCCGAATTGATTCCTATGATATGAATATCGGCAGTTGTTTTTGATAGTAAAGTTTTAAAATCAGCAGTATTTCTTGTAATATCAATTGTTTTAAGCAATTGATTCATTAATTTATATGATGAGATTTGATACCTTTTTTGCAATTTTTCCCCGTGATGACCCAACCAGCTTTCTACATTAAAAATAGCTAATTCTTCATTTTTGGTTCTCTGAAATTTTTCTTTGAAAGAATCTGGCGAACGATAACATAACATTGCGTGAATTCGAGCATCTTCTATTGGTTTCGAAGAATTGTTCAAGATTTGCTCTTGCAAATAACAGTTTGCTATTAACCAATCGGTAGCCTTCCAATCACTTGCAATCGGTATTAAATGTTTAGTGATTTGAGGTTCTAAGGCTACTATTTCCCATGCAATACCACCGCCTACAGAACCGCCAATAATTGCATATAGCTGATTGATTTTTAAAAATTCAATTCCTTCTATAAAAATTCGAGCAATATCTCTGGCCGTAAAGTCAGCATGATTTTCAATAGAATTACCATTATAGCCATTTCCTGGAACATTAAAGGCCAGAATTGTATATTTTGTAGTATCAATGGTTTTAGTATCGCCTATTAGATCATTCCACCAACCGTTTTCGCCCGTAACCTGAGCATTTCCTGTTAATGCATGATTTACCAAAACTATAGGCGCAGTGTGCAACGGTAAACCAAAAAGTTCATAACTTAGGTTAATCGCATGATACGAAGCGCCACTTTCGGTGACAAAATTCTGTAATATAATCGGGATGGTTTTATTTTCCAATTTCAAATCTTTTGTAATTTTTGATTTGTACATGGAAATATTAAAAAGAAAAAACTAGAGCAAGGCTAGAGAAATTCTTTGTGTTATCTTTCCACGTTGGGCGTGGTAGAATGCAGCACCTTCTTCGATTTATCGAAGGGTTGCTAAGGATTCATAGGGTCTAATCCCTCGTCCTTTCTTTATAACATTTCAATACGTTTTTGAACTTAATGGCACAAATAAACTACTATTTTCTTAAACGACCAAATTTTTTATTCATTTGATTTTGGCTCGTTTACAAAATAGCTCAAACAAAACAATCACGTACAAGCAACCGCTGGACACGTATATCCAGAAAAATTTTATTGTTGGCTTGTATTTTATTTAAAGTTTTAATTTAAATAAATAATGTTTCATTCTCAGTAGAATACATCAAGAAAAGCAAAGAATTAGGCGCTTTTTTCCTGCAGTCTCATCTGTAGTTTCCATCCCAAATCTTGGATGTGCCAATTCATTTGTTGTTTGAATGATTATACTTTTTTTAGTTCTAAAGAATTTAAAGAATCCGAACCTTTTTGCGAAGTAGTTTTGTGTGCTCATAACGTGAGTTTTTATAATTGTTTATTTGTGTTTGTTTTTATTAAATGAATCTCGATGCCCCAAAAAAAAACCCTTTTGGATAATTATACCAAAAGGGTTTAAGTCGTTTAAACTTATAATACTTTTGGAAATCAATGGACGCGTACGCAAATAAGCGCGACATTCTGCATCATCTTAAACTTCGAGTTATTATTCATTCTAATATTATTATTATTTATTTTAAAAAATTTCAACATTTGTATAATCCAAAAAAAAGCCCACCAAAATTATTGGAAGGCTTTGCTATATAATTGTATAGATATAATTCTAAGCAACAGACTTCCCAACGGATTTCTCCGACATGACCTTATTCGTTTTACAAATATTAAAATTCATCTTTGGTATCTTTTTGGTTTAACAAATATGCGACATATTTTCGGATTAACCAAGCCAGAACCCTTATTTTAATGATAAAATCACGTTAAATTCGCATTAAAAAACAAAAAAACGACAAAACGTTACTTTTCAACGACTAAATACCACGCGATAAGCTATAAATTTAACTCTCAGCTATTTAAAAACTTCTTTCACTAAACATAAATTTCAAAGAACATCAAATTTTAAATCAAAAAAAATTGAATATAAAATTCAATTTTAAAAATCTCTAAGCCCAAATAGCTTCTTTATTTTTATTTTTTCGGCAACTTTTAGAATGTCTGTTATAACTCCTCTCGCTATAGCTTCTCTTCCTGCAGCGGCACTTTGAATAACTATCGGAATATTTCCGTAAGATTGTGTGTAAATCTCAAAAATAGTATCTGATCCTTTTAATTGCCCGATTGCTGTTTTAGTAGATTCTGAAACTAATTTCACCTCTAGTTTATTCTCCAAAATAGTATATTCTCCAACATACCTCAAAACATGATTATCGGCCTGTGTAATTTTTGCAATTTTAAAAGACTTATCCAGTACCTCTTTATTGAGTACTCGTTTTGACTTTGCATTTAACCCGTATTGATTATGGTCTAAAAGCGGTGTGATTTTTATATCCGAAAATTCAAAATCTT is a genomic window containing:
- a CDS encoding sulfite exporter TauE/SafE family protein, which codes for MNTWKMEKELELNTVATKSGGSFSKQLWVIIPALLLLGLISVLIYNHHADFSWQGFLDGFNQEFLVFFLIGVFAQLVDGTLGMGYGATSTSFLLAYGVSPVVSSGGVHVAEMFTTGASAISHHKFGNINKKLVKNLLIPGVLGSITGAYLLSDVIDGDVIKPFIAVYMIVLAIIIIRKALNKNIIKKKTKRLGILATFGGFMDSVGGGGWGPIVTSTLLGRGRNPRYTIGSVNAAEFAVSFASGVTFMLFGGIHGWQVIIGLILGGVIAAPLAAFLVNKIKRKPMMVAVGILIILLSLKTLSKLL
- a CDS encoding sulfite exporter TauE/SafE family protein, whose translation is MDFQIGLVVAGLVVGFIVGLTGVGGGSLMTPILLYFGIPPTTAVGTDLLYAAFTKMGGVFVHHKKGNINWKITGWLTLGSVPASLLTLWILNSIKTDISTINAVIKYSLGWALLFTSIAILFKKRLLIYSQKHAGDKFHSESHTQNMLTIGIGVLLGATVTLTSIGAGALGTVTLFFLYPLLPTPRLVGTEIAHAVPLTLVAGIGHASMGNLDLILLGQLLLGSLPGIFIGSMLSGKVPDLFLRNAIAVMLFLAGYKLIF
- a CDS encoding Rrf2 family transcriptional regulator, which translates into the protein MLSKKTKYGIKALTYLARRENNEPVQIAEIAKSEHISIKFLESILLLLRNSGFLGAKKGKGGGYYLIKDPKDISMAKVYRILEGPIALLPCASHNFYEKCDDCDDETTCAARRLMTEVRDNTLKVLENNSLADIAF
- a CDS encoding PLP-dependent aspartate aminotransferase family protein, which translates into the protein MNEQEFGFETQAIRTQLERSQYLEHSVPLYLSSSFVFEDAEDMRASFTEEKDRNIYSRFSNPNTTEFVDKICKMEGAEAGYAFATGMAAVYSTFAALLNAGDHIVSASSVFGSTHALFVTYFPKWNIETSYFDINKPETIESFIKPNTKILYAESPTNPGVDVIDLELLGTIAKKHNLILIIDNCFATPYIQQPIKHGAHLVVHSATKLIDGQGRVLGGVTVGREDLIRQIYLFSRNTGPALSPFNAWILSKSLETLVVRVEKHCENALKVAEFLEAHPNVNSIKYPFLKSHPQYEIAKKQMLLGGNIIAFEIKGGIDAGRKFLDKIKLCSLSANIGDTRTIVTHPASTTHSKLSEEDQLAVGITQGLVRVSVGLETVKDVIADLEQALS
- a CDS encoding OsmC family protein, encoding MKVTLDRVNDAFHFKLKNERGHVVDVDSRAEFGGSDLGASPMELVLMGVAGCSAIDMISILKKQRQEITSFKAEVEGERVQVGEAKPFKEIFVVFYLEGDINPEKAQRAAQLSFEKYCSVGKTVEPTATIKYKVVLNNEEL
- a CDS encoding DUF3592 domain-containing protein; amino-acid sequence: MIFSSYSIFKTEQAKSWFPVPANVEKIDIDSRSNKGTMSYEVIIKYSYTIEGKKYLGNRIAFGYGMNNIDDHDGLFSRLERSKKIIVYVNPNDRQECVIVPGMNDSITGLLIFSILWNSFIVALGILPYFIKGVDENNKPRYTSKEATWIIVIIWAIGIIILLSKCLHIDIENKINVIEEVRNFDSDIE
- the thrA gene encoding bifunctional aspartate kinase/homoserine dehydrogenase I, producing MKILKFGGKSLSNGEGLNKVVSIIIDKINQGEKIAVVVSARGNATDELEDILTIASKNGNYKPLLESFKAYQISEYKEVDFSEEFEVLDKLFEGVSLIGDYSKKIKDQILSKGELLSAKLLTAILIEKGVPANFADSRELLKTDSKFGDAQLLEQLSKKNVINYFKQYNGSTVNVVTGFIGSNNNNDTTTLGRNGSNYTASLLANYLDAEELQNFTHVDGIYTANPDLVSDAKKIEYLSFNEANELANFGATILHAKTIIPLIEKSIPLRILNTFNHENRGTLITSDSAKEGIKTLSVLENLSLVNLEGRGLLGKAGVDARIFKVMGDNDISVSIISQGSSERGIGLVVATDKATTAMIELEKEFENDFYSKDVNQITVTDNVSVISIIGQDLSTFHKPYTALIKNKIVPILFNNTVTGKNVSLVVKKSELHKALNVIHGEIFGVSKKINIAVFGHGLVGGTLINQILASAASIEKRKDIKLNVFAIANSKKVLLNKNGVTADWKKDIKNNGVAYTINDVIAYANENHLENLIAIDNTASATFVENYISLIESSFDLISSNKVANTLSYGFYKELRKALADNQKNYLYETNVGAGLPLIDTIKLLHLSGENITKIKGVFSGTLSYLFNNFSAKDAPFSQILQEAIDNGYTEPDPREDLCGNDVGRKLLILARELDLQNEFEEVSIQNLIPEHLREGNVSDFLTKLKEFDPIYDKIKKDQKPNHVLRYIGELSGDLQNDKGVLEVKLVSVPSDTALGGLKGSDSFFEIYTESYGDRPIVIQGAGAGSAVTARGVFGDILRLSDKE
- a CDS encoding alpha/beta fold hydrolase translates to MENKTIPIILQNFVTESGASYHAINLSYELFGLPLHTAPIVLVNHALTGNAQVTGENGWWNDLIGDTKTIDTTKYTILAFNVPGNGYNGNSIENHADFTARDIARIFIEGIEFLKINQLYAIIGGSVGGGIAWEIVALEPQITKHLIPIASDWKATDWLIANCYLQEQILNNSSKPIEDARIHAMLCYRSPDSFKEKFQRTKNEELAIFNVESWLGHHGEKLQKRYQISSYKLMNQLLKTIDITRNTADFKTLLSKTTADIHIIGINSDLFFTAKENQETYQELKKFKENVSYNEINSVHGHDAFLIEYKQLDNLLASIF